The window TGAGGCttcagacatcagacaggagAAGCAGCAGCGTAACCTTGTTCTCACCTTCAGCCGTTTGTTTCAGCCCTGCGTCTGTCGGGTTATTACGCATCCTTTCAGGTGCGGTCTGACTTGTTGCTACGCCGCCTGCGCTCAGCGGCTCGTTGAGAGTCTCACCTGGCCTCGTTGGCGGGACTCGGCTGGGGCGTTCTGATTGGTTgctgaggaagagaagaaaggaacGGAGGGAAGAAAAGGCAATAAAGAGTGGGAAGAGAGAAGTCTGAGGTTGTTTTGTTatgggaaggtgtgtgtgtgtgtgtgtggtggggggtcTTTTACAGCAAAAGTAATTTGTCGcttagcaacagcagcagagcatccCACAGTCTcattggctgaaattttctgctcaGAAATGGAcgtgaggagagggaggaagtgcCTGCGTTTCAGCGGTTTGTTCCACTGCCAGACCGTTATTTTTACGTCTCCTGTGGGCCATTTCTTCTTCGGCTGTGtcatgatttctttttcttttccccgtattcagcaaagcaaaataaataaataaatgagtaaaaaacaTTACAATGTGTAATGAAAGAACCGCTGCCTGCAGCCTGGATACACAACTCTCACGAGactgaatgtttatgaacgcTGAGTGAGGACAAAATGTCCCAATTCACCCGACAAATCGGTGCCGTTGTATGTTGCTTGcagctttgttttgtgctgAGCTGAAGCATTGAAGGCagctcagtgtgctgcagcACCTCAAGTCCAACAGCTGGACGTCAGACGTCCTCTGTCCAGAAGGATTTATTACACACTGTGTCACAAAAGTAATGTGTATTAATATTTAACTCCTGACCCGGAGTCCCTCACTAAGCAGCCACAGAGGAGAGTAAGTCATCCAGACAGCTTTCCTTTAGATAAATGTTCTCATTTTCTGCTGGATGTGAGAGGCAGATAAACAACAGTCATGATAGATGTGGAGCCAGTCTAATGGAAAATCTGGTGCCCATGACAATCAGCATGATCtctgaggcagaaaatgaacacGGTGACTGGTCGGCACAAATCAAACCGCCGTTCCTTTACATTAAAAAAGCCTTACTGTCACTTAATGTGcgtcttgtttatttattctcgTCTTTTCAGCTCGCTGTCCGTCCTATCGGTGTGCCCGTTTGGCAAGAAGCCACATTAGCATTTCCTCTGGATTTCTGTGGTTATATAACAGAGAAGCAGTGTTACTCATCTGCTTTTGAAGTTGTTTATTGGAGGCCGTTCGGATCAAGTGCTGCGGTGGCAGCGCAGAGAATGAGGAGGTCAGCGTGGAGCGTTCAACGCAAGGAAAGAGTTTTATGCAAAGCTACACACCTCCCATCATGAATCACACGGTGAGGCTGCAGCGCAGACGTTTCACATTAAAGTGATATTTCTAAAAAtgaatcaggtgtgtgtgtgtgtgtgtgtgtgtgtgtgtgtgtgtgtgtgtgtgtgtgtgtactgcagctctgcacagtgTTTTGTCTCAGCTTTCTGTTCTTCggatacacacagacagattgaGCTGAGCCACTTTCACCAAACCACAACATGTGCAATGAGcacaacactgcaaacaacaaAGTGAGTGACTATTAAAAGAGTAAATATCAGATATTTGATTGgtcagcagtggtggaggaagcatTCAGATCTGTACTGaagtgtcccctgtgactgttgtcctcttgtctctggtctcatTAGATTATTGTGTCTCCTGCATTCATgtcaaagcagcattttactgttggatCGATCGACTGATCATTtggtttggaaacattgtgaaaatagtgagaaatgtggtcacactgagcccaaagtgacggCTTCACCATGTTTGTGAAGGCGTCGCCAACAAAACTCCACTTTattacaaatacatttaaatcattgagatcattgagaggaaaagcagcaaatcaaacatgtgagaagatcaaacatcaaatgTTTCTACAGGAAAAATCACAGAAACCAGAGTTTTCTATAATAATTAtatatcattattttttttggcAATCCAGTAACTGATCAATGGACTAACTGCTTCAGCTGTGTatgtcagtgtttgatgttCTGCCCTCATGAAGAGCACAGGGTGAGACCTGTGGTCGTATTAAGAGAACTGCGGTTCTCCACGGTCCCCCATTCATTCCGGTGAAACCTGGCTCATGTGCAAGACCCCTCAGGCTTTCACTCACATACTGATGTGCATCCTCGTATTGTACCATGTGGCTCAAATCCCGACGTTTCAGGGAGTAAAACCGaggtgtctgtttttcttttgtaatgtaatgtgatggccaaaatgtgtcacatgacctgcagTTTCGAGCGTGACCACTACAGCAAACCTCCATGACCCGAGCTGGTGAACATGAACGCCCCGCGTGCACTGAACTGACATCACGTCATTCACGCGATTCGAATGATTTCTGTCCCGgctttgtgtgaaatgtgaaggTGAACAGAGCGAAGCAGTTCGGTGGAGCCAGCTGGTGAACGCTCCGTGTGACAGCAGAGCGGCGCTGAGCTcatgcagcacacactgtgactcagtgtgtttttgtatgtttgtggaTGAAGCATCCTGCCTGGATGCCCGTGGAGTGTGCAGCGGCGGTGGACATGGCACACAGGCTATCTTGCAGTGCCAGGAGGGAGGGCTCACAGATGGTGAACATTACATAATTGCAGCCCCAGGAGTAATTGAAGACGCTGTGGACCATGGAGTCTGTATTCAGGCTGAGCGCTGGGTGTTTATCTGCAACACCACATATTCTCAAGTGCATAAAGTCCCTTTGTTCAGTTTGAGGGATGCACTGAAGTATGAGAGGTTGGTCTTTGCTTTGGAGTGGACatggctgtctctctctctgtttgtctctatgtctctctctctcctccctgaaGGCCCATGGGTCACCTTCTGGATGGTCAACATCaccacatttgtgtgtttactcatGCCTGACCTTTATCCTCTCATCTGCATGCCATGAAACCCAGGCCCgtttcctcttcatcactttgactgttttcatttctcagaTATGTCATTGTGTCTCGTCTCTAAACTTCTTCTCCCGTTGCTTCAGATCAACTGTGTGACTTTCCCTCTGCCTGGAGAAGGACCggagcagcagctcctgaagcCTGACGAATGGAGCTACTGCGATTACTTCTGGGTGAGTACTGCTGAAACACGGGAACTACAGTACGAGTACAGATGAGACCTGATAGACAAGAGCAGTACACTGTGTGTGACGTCTGAAACCATGTAGATCTATATGGTTATCCTTTCATGACCGGCTTTGTCATCCACGTTTTGAAAAATACAATTCTCTGTAGCCGTGCTGGCATCACGTCGGTCAGTCCATCACTTTGGGGATGGATTGGCGTGCAGATGTTTCCCCTCCCCTGCGTTTTGCTGTTTGCAAATGGATCCGCTCTCCTTCTCGTTTAACAAAAGATCCAATTGTCTTTCAGTAGGTGGATCACAGGTGGACATATTATCTGCAAACACGATGCTCGTCCTGCTTTAGATATCTCCCCAGTGGCTCCTGTAATTTTCAGTTTCCATACATTTCCATCCTAAATTAGATTCGTATTGAAAAACCCTTCAGCCTGCCTAAGTGACTGCAATCTGATGCCCGCTTCCTCCCCTTTATGGCTGTTTGGCTCCTTGTTTGCAGCCTGTCGCGTCCTGcttgtgatgttttgtttgtcctctgACCTGCTGCTCAGACCTGCTGTGTGAAATAAGTCTGGCACCTCTGGAGACGCACATCAGTGCCGCACACGCCCGGATCctgctcagaaacacacacataacacacatcCGCCCATCCGGTGAttgacgcacacacaccaacgcaTGTCCTGCTTGACATGCAAGTGTGAGTCACACATTCAGAGCTCGTTCCCACAAACCCCTACACGCTCTCCCAGCTAAACAACAAAGAGGTGTTACCGgacgctctgctgtttctgaaTGATGTTCTCCTCCTCCGCAGGCCGACAAGAAAGACCCCCAGGGGACCACGTCGGTGGCGGGCTTCGAGGTTCTTctgcagaagcagctgaaggGCAAACAGATGCAGAAAGAGATGGCCGAGTTCATCCACGAGAGGTAACAGTTTTGTTCCTgttacaacaacaaaacagagacgGCAGTTTGCTGACagttttaatgaattaattaacaGGAGTGTCAGACACAGAGTCGATCTGAAGGCAGAAATATTCCCACTGGAGAAGCCAGAAGCTGGTTTCATGAAACACGCtcctgtaaaataaaaatgttgacacAAATACTCACCAGAGcgccaaatgtggattcatccgctgctGAAGATAGTCCCCAAAAAATGCCCTTTCCTCCTTTTGTAGTAACGACTGTTAAAAACCGCAGCGTCCAGCTGATTTTAGAAGTTACTGAACCTTTTTTTATAATGAAAGTAGATttatttttagccttttttaaagatgtttgtCTTCTGTAGAATCACAGACGGCGCAGAGCGGTTTTAAAGTGCTGAGAAACAGTTTAAACACACAGTTGGTTTGGATCTTTTCATCCTTCAATATTCATGTGTTCGTAAGTCTTCATTACGACAGTTTAACGGTGATAATTACACCAACTGTGATTTCACAATAACCTGCACGTTCTCTTCTGAAATCATAATGGTATCAGCGCTCTTTAGAAACCTCGGAAGCCATTTGTAATTGAAATGTGTTCATCTGTGGGGGTTCGCCCgaaaatgcagcaaactgtCAATGAGATGCACCTTTGCAGGTTTGGGATTAAGGACTTGTTGCTATGACAACATTTCCAGTTTTGAAGAACCATAAAATCCAGACTCATGTCAAACCGTCAGCATTATAATCAGTTTTCCACGGATGAAGGACTCTTTGAGGATGTGCTGTGCATGAAATCTTTCAAAGGTGGGAAACTGGAGAAGGTTTTTATTGTGCTCCACAAACATGAGATGATCATAAACAGGCCCAAAACAAGGTCTCTCCAGAGAAAGCTCAGTCTATAAAAGGATCTGTAGGGTGAAGGCTTTGTCTCACACAGAGGGCTAAAGTCTATGCTTGCATCCAGTAATTAAGGCTCCTTTAGATCTCAGTGAAGCTACTGAGGATACAGGAAACCACAGATCACTGAGCTCCTGCTGACTCTGACACAGGATGTCAAATAACAACATGAATAATGAGGAGCTCAGTTCAACTTTTACATCCGACCTCACGCCTCTCTATATAATTAGCTCCACCTAATTCTACAAAAGCTCCATTCACATCCCGGTCCGAGCCGTGGGACGTTAATGAGGATCCTTGTCTGAATATACTCACCGTCCTTCATGAGCATTTCTATTCACCGCTGACCTTTCAGTGCTGTTTCGCTGGGTTGCTCGGTGCTGCAAGTATCACTGAACATTAAGGCAAAGAATGGATCTTGTGACCTTCTTCAGGTGGCAGATTTACTCAGGTGTGGATGTTGAATGTGAGGCCGGTGGAGGACGTGAATGTCACAAAGGGCACGAACGTGGCTTCCTTGGTTGATCGGCCCTCGGAGCAAACATGAGCGCATCTGATTTCCATCTCTCAAATAGAGATGGAAATGAGAGCAGCggctgtgaaaatattctgttctGTAAAAACTGTCTTTCGGTACAATGGGATTATTGATGAAGAGGGGTAACAGCCATTAGGCCGTTTTCAGCCTTTGCAGCGTTACAGTGGAAGCCTGTGTGgttctgctgcagtgaaatgatcTGCATTTAAGCATTTTTTCCACTTCACTGAAGTGGTTTCTCTCCTCCCTTGAGCCAGGCAGCTCAGGGTTTCACGTCTTGgttctttgtgtttcaggatAAAGATTGAAGAAGAATATGCCAAGAACCTCTCCAAGCTGTCTCTGAGCCCCCTGGCATTACAGGAGGAAGGGTGAGTGCAGTAAACAGAAGCTCCCTctgcaaaacactgcatttagTGATTAAAAGAACTGAGCATTTAAAACAGACTGATTcccacacagctgtttgtgtttgttgcacCTATCAAACTCTTACTctcatcaaagtgtttttcatgtcagcagaaaacaaatctCAAAGTGAGTAGACAGCAGAAATGAGGCTTGGCCGGGTCAAGGTTCCTCACTTTAACAGTTTTGTGTGTGAGGTCAATACAGGACCAACAATATACTGGGTTAATTTCATCCAGCACCAGTAACACAGTGTTTTAAAGTCTAAAAGCATAAAGAGTTAACACCCGTCCAACATCATGTTCCTTAAAGTTCACCTCAAAGGAAAACAGGTTTATTACAACTTTGGTTTTAAAcgttatttttattattctcGATGACATTGACACAAAAGACAGTCAGGAaggttgtaaacaagccaacagcTTAATCCAGTTTATTTATCAGAGAACATGAAGGCAAACAGTAAATTCAAACCGAAACGGTTCATAAACACGTCGCAGTTTACAGCCTTTATGTCCTTTTGATAGTAAAATGACTCTAATCTGATAAAACTGTCGGCTTGTTTACAACACGCCTGATTGTCTGACCCCTGAGGAATGTTCAAGAACTCACCAGGTTTCTTGGTATAAGAGTAACAATACTCAATATGCAAAATGGCACCATTCAgagtcatttttcattaatgTAATTGGATTACTTTTTAATGAAATCTGAGGtgcagtgcttgagtaaatgtacttaattaatTAGTAAATTTTCACTAATGATTATAACCCATACAAAAACATTGGCTGGGGTTATTTATGCTTAAAATGTAATCATTAGCATTactggctaactagcttactagCTATGGTAGTAAGTGAGCGTTACCTTCAAGGCTAAGTGTTAGCGTATCAGAAGGTAGACTTAGCATGTTAGTCCACTTTTTTGGTTGAATTTAAATGATAGTGAGGATGTCTCTGGGTGTAAACGTGTTGAAGAATATTCAGTGATGACAATAAAGCTGCTTTAGGGTTCAGTTTgtctgacatcagccttttttcAGGACTCTTGGAGAAGCCTGGACTCAGCTGAAGAAGAGTCTTCATGATGAGGCTGAAGTTCACCTGAAGTTCTCCAACAAGGTAGCACAGCTGTTGTAGAATCTCACAGAGCTGAACATCAGTCGTTATTGGATTATTaggctgtttgcagtcacgtgacattaaattcagacggagggcaggaagagAAAACTGCAATGGACGAGATGGAGCAGTACCGTGACTGATTAACCTAGCAACAGGCGTTTTACGTTACAGCTGTTTGTTAGGTTAACCACTTCCAAAGGTCTGGAGAAACGCCACTAAAGACATCGATTGTCGCGAAACAAGACAGGATAGGTTATTGACACTCTGCTGTCTTATGTGAAAGTGTTTGTCGTGttgctattgttttaaatccatCACCAtaaatttaaaacaatagctaatgttgaatttgaatttgttgAATTGAAATTTCCTTTTTCCAcaatttttgacattttctagCTGATGCAATGACATGATTCATagattttaatgtgaaaaaatgactgaagttTTCTATGGTTTCATCCCTGTGTGGATGTCTTTGGTTAGCACCTCCTGCACCTTCAGGTCAAGTGTTTTATGTCTTCAATCAGCTGAAGTAATGGATACTTGATCTGACCACATCCTGAGGTGACGGGGCTTATTTACCTCAACCTTGTCAGCGCTGACCGAAGAGAATGACCCGTCCACGATCTGATGAGCGGCGATGCAGAAACCGCACACGGGCCCCAGATGCAGCCTTAAATAACGCAGAAGCTGCCTCGGAGCTTTTCATAGCCCTGTGTTGTCTAATTAATTAGCTACGTGTTCTGACGAGCCCCCACCCAGGGCCATGCAGGCTCTACCCTGCTCCACCCGTGCTCTGTGCTTCATCATGAGGCGGGTGAGGAGGGTAATGTGTGGACAGGCGGGGAATGAGACGTCTTATCGAGGCCGCAGAGgctcatttctcctctctgagtTTCTAATAAGCCACATTTCATCTATATCTTCCAGCTTTGACATTTGCACTAGATTAACATTCTGTACGCAGAGTCAGCATTTCTGACAAGAACTTTATTGAAGTGTcgtaaaaaaaacaatctttttCTTATCATTGGCCAAATGTTTGGTGGGAGGAATAGAAACAGACTAAAAGTGTTATTGTCTCCCTTTATGGTGATGGATGTGAGTCTGTGGGACAGGAAACAGACTTTATTAAGCAATGTATTGATCTCAGAGAAAGACTGAAGcacatgtgacaaaaacaactaTAAATCTTTGTTGTATAAAAACTAAACAATGTATTTTCTAACCACCATTTACTATAAGTGACTGTGCAGTAGCGGCAGGAGTTTGAGGAGGGATTTTATGTTAACAggctgatgaaaaatgaatgttctgtaggttttattttccatttggtGTACAAGGGATTCATAACCTACAGTATCATATAGTCATATCACAAGAGAaacactacaaaacaaaacagtatacaGTGCATGCAGTAGAAAGGACAGTGATTGAGTTTATGTTTACCACCACCAGGCAGGACTTATTTTGTAGTCCTTATTTCTTCCAcaagatgaaaatgaatgaacagtgGAGTGACTTGTTTCCACAGCTCCACACTGAGGTGGAAAAACCCTTGCTGACGTTCAGGGGCGACAACTTCAAGAAGGACCTGAAAAAGTACGACCATCACATCGCCGACCTCAGGAAGCAGCTGGCGAGTCGCTACGCAGGTGTGGAGAAGGTACTGAGTCTGGGCTTATAGATCATTAAATGCCAGATACAGCGAACCATACATTATCAATCAATCCTTACTGCTTCCCATCTGCTTCAGTCACTTCATGAGTGGATTTGTTTcttctgtacacacacacacacacacacacacacacattccactTAAGTTTTCTTTTGCACATATTTAAGGTATGCATAAAAAATAGAGACTTATTGTGGAGTTACTGTGGATACCTACAGTTTACACTGATAAATCAGGCACATCTACCGTTGAaattaaaaattatttttgaAACCGTGGGTCCTTAATTTCAGCTAGATGCAAACAAGCTTCTCATTTCTAGCCAAAGACCCTAAATTTTGTCGGCTGGAATGACAGCTGATGCTGGTAGAAATTAgcagctgtagctagctagctggttAAGCTAGGGTTAGCTCTGTGAGTTGGTTTAAATTGTTGTCAATGGCTTGactttctgctgtgtgtctaTTGTTGTTGTAACCCTTCCTGTATTCCCTTCATTAGTGCTTTTCTTAAAATCTCAACTTTTATAAACTGAGTATAATTGTATATTTGAGACTAGGCTAAATTTATTACCCGAAATGTGTCTACCTTTTTTCTGCCTGATATCAAtctcagtttttatttaataCAACAAAGTTTGACACACTTTTCATTCACTGTTTACTGTCTATCACTAAAAAAATCCCAGCTATGAAAGTGATTTCTATTCTGCGAACTCACATTTGGTTGCTACTGTTGCAAGTATGCTAGTTAGTCAGACATGCTAACAATTACAGCTaacattaaagtaaaaaaaacatactgtcTTATACATtcctgatgctgttgtttttgtgttttagaaAGGCTAAGAAAGACACCACCCCTGAAACTCTTGATACTGAGTGTTGCTACTAGCTTGGTTAGCTAGGTTTAGCTAATGGTCAGTTGTGTTGCATGTTGATGGTGCCTGTGATTGAGCGCTTGTTGCCGTCCTCTCATCAATCTCAACATAAATGTGGTTGTGTATTCCAGACCTGCTTAAATTGTTTTATATGTTTCGTGTGGTTTGCTTGGTCTTTCAGTCCATTACCTACAAATGCAAAGAAGTCTGACCTATTTTTCATTCACCGTTTTCATGAAACACTGAAGTTTGCCAGCTATCTAAATGATTTCCagccaaaaacaaacttttGGCTCCATTGTTGCTCCTGTGACCTGATCAGTGGGTTGAGTACGAGTCCATCCCACATGTTTCCCTTTTGTTGGTGTCTCTTAAAAAAGAGATTTTCTTGGCTTATGTATTACTTTTACTGTGTTTACCTTTTTAAGTACTATTACACCATGACCTTGGAAAGGTGCCTCATAAGAATAAATGGAAAAACTCTGTATGGATTAAGAAAAGATTAAAGGATGAGAACAGGATCAGAGCGCAGATGTCAGAAGCCGACATGAAAAGGCTGTAATGACTCTTGTAGTAGATGTAGGTACAGTAAATCTGAGGATTATGCTCAATGACTCATTGTTTCTACGTTCACACATCCTgctcgatgtgtgtgtgtgtgtgtgtgtgtgtgtgtgtgtgtgtgtgtgtgtgtgtgtctgtgtgtgtgtgtgtgtttgcgacGCAGGCCCGTAAAGCCCTGGCAGACCGACAGAAGGATCTGGAGGTGAAGACCCAGCAGCTGGAGATCAAActcagcaacaagacagaggaggacataAAGAAGGCCCGGCGGAAATCCACACAAGCAGGTCAGAAGTCACAGAGTGTCAGAGCTCAGATAAGAGCCAGTCACAGCTTGTGTTTCAGGCAGTTTCTTTGAACCCTCAGCAACATCTGCTTTGCCCAGTGTGATTGTTGGGATGTCACGAAATAACTGTGACTTCGTGCAGACGTGTCggtcggtccaccactttggtccagactgaaataaatTCTCCTGTAGAGAAATGTCTTGACAGCTATTGAAAGGACTGCTATGgcatttggtgcagacattcatggtccccacaggatgaattgCAGTAACTTCCTTTCAtcctttaacttttcatttagcaccaccagcagagctaaattttcatttggtttatgaccaaattcctgcaaaactaatgataatctcatcagcttcagctgtgctttgcatttagtgctaataagcaaatgttagcaGACTCACAAACTAAGAAATATTACCCCTCCTTGACATCAGCTTTGTCATTTTAAGCATGttagctgatgctgatgctggcAGTTAGATTAGATTGCTTCTGCACTGAGGAACATGCAAAAATACAGTGAAGtcaaaatgtgtatttgtacCTTTTATAATTAGAATCATCAAGCGGATGTTCTGTTTAAACTGTAAATTGATTTACGTTACTGGCAGTCCAAAGAGCAGAAATCACATTTTACTGCTCTTTTCTTGCATGTGGTGCAAAACTTCAATTTCTAATTAAATATCCTGCACACTCTGCTGATTCATGCTTATCAAAATGTGATGGTAATTTGGTTTTGTATTGTTTAATTAGTGTAAACGGCAGAAGTACAAGCACAGCAGAAGACAGGGATCCTACCAGAGATTCACTGTGTTCACAATGAGATGTTGTGCAGAGGcttcagcagagaggaagctcCGCAGGATCTCGTTCTGTCTCTTCACTCAGTACATTAGTCACAGTCCACAGCACTAATCAAGAGTCCTCATAAGGCACATTTAAATGATGTCGGCCTTGTGTTGGTGATCCACTCTGCTACCTTGAGGTCGGGCCAAATGTCGTTCCGGATCGCTGCCAAAGACGGGGATGTTTTTACCTTCACTGAATGAATTCTGATGAGCTCCAGTGATGCTCCTGTTTTACAGATACTTATTTATGTTTCAGCATCAGGAGAGCGGAGTGTTTGACCAATAGTCAAAAACAGTttcctgaagtaaaagtactcattctgcagtaaaacatccttgtgtgactgactgactcaaaattgtatttaagtCCAGTGCTCGAGTAAATGTATGTAGTTGCTCTCCACCACTGTTCACTGTTCATGTCATCCTCAAATGAACAATGATTATGTCGTTATCTCATCATCCTAATCTAAATTTAAATTCTTTCTTATTCGACATGTGGAGGCAGAGTTTGGATCACTGACGCTGACAGCCAATCAGGGCGGTGGATCATGATTAATGTTTTGTTAATAAAGGTTTGTGTGGAGCTCTGGAAACCTAATTAACTTTGAATAAAACTTAAAAGCCTTTGGTGGGAATAAATGTCACCAGCGTGCTTGTCGACGTTCAGTCAAAGTAATTAGAGTGAGAAGTAGTCTGTGATAGAAAACCACAATGAAACCATCAAAAGAATGATGGATAGTctgtaaacaacacaaactcaatgtgaaattatttttatttatattataaAGTGAAGACAAGAggcacaaatgttcacattaaACTGACTCATCAGTGAATCGGTGAGGGATGATGTCtgagcgccctctgctggtcctCACCGGGTCTGCTCCATGTGCAATGCGGACGATACAGACATGtagagctgaagaagatgaTCTCTAAAGTTTATAAATGTCCCTGTggactgacctttgacctctgcttCATGCTCAGGAGACGACCTGATGCGCTGCGTGGATCTGTACAACCAGACTCAGTCCAAGTGGTTTGAAGAAATGGTCACCACCAGCATGGTAAAACCTCAGTCCTCACGCTCTGCACGGTGTCCTCTTTGACAGCTCTAAAAAGACACTTCACGATGATTCTTCAGCTGTATACTGAATGAATTTTCCTAATTTTATGAGTGTCTGTACCTCAGCTGGTTAAATACAGTGGACTCTCACCTGACCTGAGCTGTGAATGATGCTACTAAGAATTACATactgttcatttatttgactATACATGTATTTCTTAGCATAAAAAGAAGCATATATATACAAATGTATATTTGTTCATGAATATCTCATATACAgtgacataaaacatgaaatatttcctTATTTGGTGTAATTACCAAACAACGTGTCAGTAAAGCCGATGTCGCTGAAACAGCAGGGTTGATCGTATTTCTGTGGTATGAACTTTTGTCCTCAGGAACTGGAGAAACTGGAGGTTGAGCGGATCGAGTGGATTCAGCAGCATTTACGCCAGTACACGACTCTGCGGCATGAGACAGACATGTTCAATCAGAGCGTGAGTTTGTGCTCCTTTCTTTGagtttttctgctgctctaaTATTCCTCAGAGGCAGAACTGCAGTGGAGTGAAAACCCAGTTTATATCAGTTTATCTGCCTTTCCTCTGCATGTGCTGCTTTCCTCCTCAGGCtgacagaaatacagtatatataaacTAAATTCATAATAGCCTTTATATCCCACGAAGCACTAAAACTGATGTAGGTTATATGAGATTACAGTAAATTTGATGTATAGTATGGCACAGTTTGATATATATTAACTTCATAAAGAGTCATTTTAAGCATTATTATGGAAGAcatgagaaaaaggaagaaaaaagtttAGTTCAAAGCAAACGTGAGCAGTCAGGGTTTTAGCCTTGAGTTAAAAATAGTACTTGTCAAACCAGACCTCGGATCTTTTGTTTGTCCCAGATATGTGCAGCATGTTTGATAAAAGAAAGTTTTCACCAACAGATgaagatggggaaaaaaaaaaaaaaaaaaaaaaaaaaaaagttttgccTTTATTCACTTTAAGGAATATTTGGCACATTTGAAAAACTCCTGATAAAAATCCTGAGATATTATGATGGAACTAACAATATTAGATTTATCTTTAAATGTTAATACAGAGGTTTCCGGGGGTCCAGGCGGGTGAAGATACTGTGAGACG of the Chaetodon auriga isolate fChaAug3 chromosome 16, fChaAug3.hap1, whole genome shotgun sequence genome contains:
- the gas7a gene encoding growth arrest-specific protein 7a isoform X1; the encoded protein is MITQESVDGQTFGPYGRLRSGPHLSEFVSFGKEASQDGQSSRWEHWKRRGPRISKPGRGLRWPELPAAMFCAAKPPGSVSPAKRQIKEVKETKITINCVTFPLPGEGPEQQLLKPDEWSYCDYFWADKKDPQGTTSVAGFEVLLQKQLKGKQMQKEMAEFIHERIKIEEEYAKNLSKLSLSPLALQEEGTLGEAWTQLKKSLHDEAEVHLKFSNKLHTEVEKPLLTFRGDNFKKDLKKYDHHIADLRKQLASRYAGVEKARKALADRQKDLEVKTQQLEIKLSNKTEEDIKKARRKSTQAGDDLMRCVDLYNQTQSKWFEEMVTTSMELEKLEVERIEWIQQHLRQYTTLRHETDMFNQSMVEPVDQLLQNVDPAKDRELWVKENKTSEVRPVDMDI
- the gas7a gene encoding growth arrest-specific protein 7a isoform X2, which gives rise to MMMEASFDTEESFDDPSCLAPQPPGSVSPAKRQIKEVKETKITINCVTFPLPGEGPEQQLLKPDEWSYCDYFWADKKDPQGTTSVAGFEVLLQKQLKGKQMQKEMAEFIHERIKIEEEYAKNLSKLSLSPLALQEEGTLGEAWTQLKKSLHDEAEVHLKFSNKLHTEVEKPLLTFRGDNFKKDLKKYDHHIADLRKQLASRYAGVEKARKALADRQKDLEVKTQQLEIKLSNKTEEDIKKARRKSTQAGDDLMRCVDLYNQTQSKWFEEMVTTSMELEKLEVERIEWIQQHLRQYTTLRHETDMFNQSMVEPVDQLLQNVDPAKDRELWVKENKTSEVRPVDMDI